The DNA window TCGCCTAGGCACAACTTATGGCAGAAAGAACTAAGTGAATCTTACCCCGGGGGCCGCAATCCATCGTGTCCGCTGATCTTCGGCTAGTTTCAAGTAAAGAGACCACCAAGGCAACTAGCCCGGCTGCAACCGGGCCCTCTGGTGCTCATTTTGAGGGTCAGGTTGGCGCAACGTACCTGTTGTCGCTTCTTATGGGAGCGGAGCCGCGTGGCTTGCCCAGTACCATCATCGAGAGCGTGAAGTTCCAGCGGGGCGCGGAAGGCTATCCGCTGGATGATGTCATCGTGAAGGCTCACGATACATGTGGAGCGCCAGCTACTCTTGAAATCCAGGTCAAGAGGGACATGACCTTCGCGCCCAAGGATGAAATATTCAAGAAGGTTGTCGGGCAGATTGCTGAGGCCGCTCGTATGCGTGAATTCTGGACCGGCAGTCATGAATTGGGAATTGCGATCTCGCGGAGCTCCCGCAAGATCGACGGCCCATATCAAGACGTCTTAACATGGGCGCGGCAAATCGGAGATTCAACGAATTTCTTCAATCGGCTGGGTCGCTCGGGTTCCGCAAACAATGACATGCGAGAGTTTGTCAAAACCTTCCAGAGTCATCTTGGAGACGCTGGGGCGGCGAATGACGACGAAACGGTGTGGAAGCTTCTGCGAAGGCTTCAAATCTTCGTATTCGATTTCACCGCAGTCGGCTCCGCATCTGAAGAACTAATGAAGGAGCGCGCTGTGCGCGCACTTCACCCGGAAGACGCACCACGAGCAGGTGAACTGTGGAAGGCCCTTACCGAACTTGCGATTCGCATTGCCTCTGCGGGTGGAGAACGGACGCGTGACGCCTTGATGGCCGAGCTTGCCGCAAGTTCTTACCGGCTGGCCGGGTTACGTCAGAACCTCCCAGCCCGGCAAGCGCTCACGGAAGCTTCGCGCAATACGTTGGATGATATAAGCGACCGTGTCGGCGGTGTGATGCTGGCGCGCCACGAGTGCGTGACGGCGGTACGTAACGCACTGGATACCGGGCGATACGTCGAAATCAGGGGCGATGCGGGTGTTGGCAAGTCCGGTGTACTGAAACATTTTGCCGAGCAGGCGGCTGCAGAATCGGCGATTATCGCGCTCAGCCCTGCGCGAACAGTTCCCAAGGGATGGATAGCGCTTCGATCTGTTATCGGGTTTGACGGACTTGCATCAGACCTCCTATCTGAACTGGCGGGGAGCGGTGGCGGAATCCTCTTTATTGATGGCCTCGATTTCTTTGGAGCGGAAGAGCGCCTGACAGCAATGGACCTTGTACGCGAAGCGGCCAAGGTGCCGGGGATGTCCGTCATCGTGACGGCGCGCCGAGAGTTTGGGACAGATGATCCCAATTGGCTTCCACAAGGTGCCCTCGACAAACTAGGGAGAGCAACGCCGGTTGTGATCGATGAGCTCAGCACTGAGGAGACCGAGGAACTCAGCTTCGCAGCTCCTCAACTTGCCGCGCTTCTTTCAGAAGGGCATCCAGCGAGTAAGGTCGCTCGGAACCTATTCCGGCTGTCCCGCTTGGCCAACCGCTCATCGGCTGCACCGGCGCTAAGAACGGAAGCAGAGATGGCCGAAGACTGGTGGCGATCCGCGGACGGGCTGCGGGACAGTGGTCACAGGAACCGCGCACGTGTGTTGAAGGCGCTGGCAGAACAGACTCTAGCGGGAGCAGACCAGCTGACGGTTGATGGCCACACATCGACTGCCATCGAATCCCTAATCCGAAGCGGAACCCTTCGTGATCTTCAAGATGATCGAGTGGCCTTCCGTCACGACGTGTTGCGTGAATGGGCAGTAGCAAACCTTATCGATGCCGATCACGCGCTAGTGGCGCGGCTGCCGCTTGACCGGCCTGCGCCCGCAGGACTCGCGCGATCCCTTGAGATCACAGCACGGCTCGCGATTGAGCGTACACCTGATGCGGAACGGTGGCGTTTGCTTCATGCCGCAGTTAGTAAAGACGGTGTTGACGAATCCTGGAATCGAGCCGTCTTACTAGCGCTCGTGCGATCTGAAGCGGCAGGAGAAAATCTCGAGAAGGCCTCATCCTTATTGGTTGCGGATGGCGCAAGCATGCTACGTTCGCTCATTCGAATTGTAACTGCAGTTGAAAGCGAGTCTCCTGGCAAATTGTTCGCTTCACCTGGCGTCGATCCCCAGAAGATCCCCGCCGACCTGAATGTCCCCACTGGGCCAGTTTGGCGGCGACTTATCATGTGGCTGCTCGGAAAAGGGAGTGAGGTTCCTGCCAAAGCGCTTCCTGAAATTGTGTCGTTGTACTGGAGCTGGTCGTGGGTGAAGGGAAGGCGTGATCCATTAACCCCAATCATAGTTGGCTGGTTCTTCTACTGGCTCTCAGAGATGAATCCTTCGCCAGATGAGAATGGGAACAGGCGTGTGCCATTCAATGGCGAACTATCGTCTCTGTCCATTAGCTCCCTGAAAGAGGACCTCGAAACTAATTTTCGCGTGCTCTGTGTACACGCGCCGGAGCTTGCGGTGCGGTACCTGAGACGTCTGAGGAATAGTCCAGATCCCGAGCGCGCAATGCAGAACGTGCTGCAGTTTCGAGGCACATTGGCGCAGGCGGCACCCAAGGAGCTTGCGCTACTCACGGCTGAATATCTTCTGCCAACAGAGAAGCAAGGCGACGAAGAGGAAGAGCCTTATTCCAATCCCTTAAGACAGGCTTTCGGTCAGAGGGATTACGACTTTATTCCAGCATCACCAGCCCAGGGATCTTTTTATGAACTTCTTTTGTCCTCCCCGGAGCAGGCCCTGCCGCTGATACGACGAATTGTTGATCACGCAATTGCCTTTCGGAGCGGCGGCAAACACTTTGGGCAAAATGCATTGACTATATCGATCCCCGATGGAAGCGAGAAGGTGTTTTCATGGCACTACGCCTATGTCTGGTCAAGGGATTTCGGCGCTGGGTCAGCGGTAGTCTCCTCTGCGCTGATGGCTCTTGAGGCGTGGGGCCATGGTCGCATCGAAAAGAGCGACGACGTTGAGGCTGTCATCGCAGATATCGTCGGAGAATCGCCAGTACCGCTGGCGTATCTTCTGGTTGTGGTCGACCTGCTTATCTCCCACTGGCCAAAGTCAAGTGCTGCTGCAATACCGTACGCCGCTTGTCCGGAATTGCTGTGCTTGGACCGTCAACGAATCATTAGAGACAAGACAGAGTTTCCAGACATCTTAGGGGTTAGGGAACTTGCGCGCGAGCCTATCGGACCTGTCAGTATCAAAGGCCTGAAAGCGAGGCCTTCGCGGCGATCCTCGCTGGACCTCCTATTGGATCGGTACTCCTTCGAGACCTATGCGCCTGACCGCCCTATCTTGGTTGAACTTCTGCGGAAAGCCGAAGCCAGGCTGGGGCCTCCCCAAGAAAAGTCGGACCTCGGCGATCCCGAGTTTATGGTGCTTCACGCACTAAACCGAATTGATCCCAAGAATTGGAGGGAGACCACAGTAGAAACGGCCCAAGGACCCCAGATGTATCGGAGATATGCTCCGCCAGCAGCGGAGAATGACCATCTGAAACGGCTGCAGGACGAGGCTGCAGAACGGAATGCCAATGTGCATATACAGGCATCCATCCGCATTCTCCTAAATGATGCCAGCGGCTCTTCGCCGGAGTTTGTCGCTGCAGCGGTAGAGTGGGCGCAGAGGGCGCCTATTGAAGGAGACGATACGCCGCATTGGATGCGAGACGAAGCAATTGTCATTGCCGCCATGATTGCGGCGCGCGACGGCGACTCCGCTCTAATCGCAAAACATGGAGTTTGGATTCGGAGGATCTTTGCACTCGCATTTGCTGGAAAACGGGACGACGTTCACCGAGTTAGGGAAGGCCTCCAATTCAATCCTCCCGCCATTGCATTTGTAGGAACGGCATTTCTGCTGGAAAATCATTTCGACTTTGCTGATGTGCGGATGTTGCTTAACGCCGCAGGCGACGATAGTCCAGCTGCCGCGCAGGGATTGAGCTACGTCGCCACAATGCTGGCAGAGATCGACGAGCGCCTTCCACGGGCTCTGCTGCGCTGTGCATTTTCAGCATGCGTCCACCCAGCCTTTCAATCGCGTACTTCTGAGGGGAACCACAAGGTGCTGTCAATGGCCCGCCGCAAGAAAGTTGACTCAGCCATCGACGCAGAGATCGCCTGGTTGGCGGGCAGGGGCGACGAGCCTCGTTGGCCTGATTTTGCGCCTTGCCGAGCGCATTCAACACATCGTCATTCGCGAACGCCGGAGCGACTATCTCGCGAGCCAGAAGAAGCACGATCGGATCACTATACGGACCACCAGGCCGCCGCGCTTTGGCTCAGTGGGGCGGGGAGCATTTTTGACGTCGGGAGGCGGTCGTGGCTGCGCGATCTGGCGAAGGAGTACTCCGGCTGGACTGCCGCAGCAAATGGCTCAGACTCGGAGCTCGACGACGATCCCGACAGAATCCCGGACGAATGGAACCGAGCCTATTTGAAAATGGTGTCTCGTTGCCTTCCAGGCTTGACGATTCCTGAAATCGATGAGTTCGCGCTGCGCCTTGTTCTCGAAGCACCGGGGGAAGCTTTCATGGACATGACCGCCATATTCTTGCGGCTCGTGGACGAAGTCTATTTCGAAGACGCCAATCTCGGAGATGCTCAGGCTGCACATATCCGCGACGTTCTTGCAAATCGCCTACTGGGAACAAGGCAATGGAAGCGGCAATGCCAAGACCTGTCAGACTCGGTGACAACACATTTGGGTCCGGCAACTGCCACGTTGCTATTCAACGACTTCAATCCCCTCAGGCAAACCAAATGCTATCTTTACCCGAAGGGCGTGGAGCGTCTTGACCCATTTATTCCATTTCTAAAGAAGCTTGCTATGAATGGGCCGTTTCTCTTCATGGCGATGAATCTGCTGAATTTGCTCGATGTGTCGCCGCAACCGTCGCATTTGGAAGTCATCCTTGCTGCCTGCAACAGCTGGTTTACTGTCCATCCCGAAAGTGTCGAGTTTTGGGTCGGGAATTCAATCGGTCGCCGGTTCTGTCGAGTGATTGGAGTGATTGCCAATGAGAATCCGCAACTGTTCGCACCGGGCCAGACAGCCCGTCAAGAAGTCATGTCCTTCGTGGGGAAGCTCATAAGGCTTGGGGTTTCAGATGCTCATCAGCTGGAAGCAGCAATTTGCAAGATCCAGTGATCGCCCGATGATTTGTCACACTTCTCGGTCAACTTCTTCATGATTGTTCCTGTTGTTTAGTGTGGAGGGTTGCTTCGAAAGGCTTGGACGGGTTTGGAGCAGTACCCTGTTCAGTCTGGACACCAAGCACTACAATTCAAGATGATTCCATGATTCCTCTGCTCGGTTTGCAACCCCCATGTCGGCGAAGAGGCAAGAAAATGCCGAATCAATTAGATGAAATTAGCGGAAGATCAGCGGACACAATGATGGGAAACGGCGCTTAGGGGAAGAGGCGAAGGGAGGGCGTAGCCCGACTGGAGCCGAAGCCCCTAAGCGCCCCGAGCGGGTCCTTACGGTGATAGATTTGGAATCTTCCAAAACACCAAAATCACCCCGAAAGGACACACTCATGAGCGACAACCAGAAGCTTATCAAAGCGCGCATTGGACTGCTCCAACTCGCCCAGGAACTGGGCAACATCAAGGCCGCTTGCCAGCGAGCCGGCATCAGCCGCAGCCACTTCTACGAGATCAAGGAAGCCTACGAGAAGCACGGAGCCGACGGGCTTGAGCCGAGGCAACGCCGGACGCCTCGGATGCCGAATCAGACTCCGCCCGAGCTTGAAAAGCAGATCCTCGAGATGACGGCGCAGTATCCGACCTACAGTTACATCCGCATTGCCGACCAGCTTCGTTTGGTCGGCATCGGTGTCTCTGCCCCCGCCGTCCGAGGGGTCTGGGTACGGCACGGCATCACTCTCCGGCTCCAGCGCCTGCTCTGGCTGGACAAGAAGACCGCCACCGAAGGCGGCGTGCTGACGGAGCAAGCCAAGCGGCTCCTGCAGAAGCATCAGGGCCGAAACGTTGACCCGGAACAACATATCGCTGCACCGCATTCTGGCTATCTGCTTTGCCAGGACACTTACTTTGTAGGCACGATCAAAGGCGTCGGCAAGGTCTACATGCAGACGGTCATTGACGCACACTGCTCGCAAGCCTTCGCCAAGGTCTATCTCAGCAAGATGCCGATCACTGCGGCAGACACACTGAATGATCGAGTCATCCCCTTCTATGACGATGAGAAGGTGGGGATCGAGCGGTTGCTCACCGACAATGGCCGCGAGTACTGTGGACTCGAAGCTCGTCATCCCTTCGAGATCTATCTGGCGATTAACCAGATCCGCCACAAGAGAACGCAGATCGCTTCCCCTCAATCCAACGGCTTCTGTGAGCGCTTCCATCGCACGATCAAGGAGGAGTTTTACAGCATCAAGTTCCGGCAAAAGATCTATCAGTCTGTGGCTGAATTACAAGATGATCTGGACGCCTATCTGAGCTTCTACAATCGCCAGCGACCCCATCATGGATATCGGACTCAAGGCCGAACGCCATACCAGGCTTTCCTCGATGGGAAAATCGCCCAGGCGCAACCTATGGCAGCATGAAGTAACCGAATCTCAACCGAGGCCCGTAAGCCCTCGTGTCCGGAGATCTTCAGCTAAATACAAATTAGAAATAGATTAATGTGATAATCTCATCAGTGTCATCTCGTTGGAGACCTGACTAGCCATGCGGTTACTCGTCACAAAGCGCTAGGTGCACTTGGATCGTCTAATGAACAAAATTGACAAGAACTGCTAACCTTGGCAAACAGAGACATTTCCGAATCGGAATGGATAAATCTTTCTCGACATTTTTGGGGCCGCTTGACCATCCCAGTTTCAACCAGGACCGCACAGAGATAGAAGTTGCAGCCGTGACGCCCTTGGCGGAGGAGAGGTTCTCAAGAAGACCCGTCCAGTGTCTCTGATATGGTCCGGGGAAAAGTCAGCAATTCTGCTATTCGGCCCCTCAATCCGGAGAAGGATTTCTATGCCGCGGTTCGGAACGTGCGTACGGGGGGCGTGGAAATGCCGAGGGTTGCAAGGCGCATAGCCGAGCTCAGTGCGTCGATTCACTACCGATGTTTTCGGAAAAGTGCTGGGATTGATTCCCTCTCTCTTCAGCTCCTTTCTCAGTCTTTAATGACTTCAACCTCCGAGCTGCCTCCCGAAGTGCCGATGACGCCTTTCGTTACTGAGCACTCACAAGGTGGCATCCCATCTCAACGGCTTCTCAAGGGTGATATCTAACATGATCAGCGGTTTGGGCGACAGTGGTCTGGGCAGGGCGGCCGGACGATCAGGAGAAGCGAGAAAATCTCTTCTCGACTTTACATTGCGTACACCGGTCAATGAGCAGCGGCAGCCGGAGGGGCGAGCGAACCATGTCGCTTAGCATAAACCCCATCGAGAATTCCTCGACTAGCGGTTTCGTCTGGACGGTTGAAGATGAGGATGAGCTGGCGAGAATGGTTGCCCGTGTGTATCTTGGACATTGGAATCATGTTCAGAAGATTCTGATGAAACTAGGCAAAGGTGCGCCGCCGGTGGCAGACGGCGCGGTTATTGAGGCAAAGGCGCGTCTAAATGTGAATGGAACGTCTTGGCATCGAGACGGTCTTCTATTTCAGGCTATCTCTTGGATTGCGGCCCATAAATTGAGCGGTTCGACGCCGAGTGTTATAAGTCTGCCGCATTTAATTCCCGCACACAAAGGATTTGATGGAATTCAGATAGAGCTTGATGACCAACACGAGCTCCGAGGTGTCCTGGTTTTCGAGGACAAAGCTTCGGAGAACGCTCGAGCGATCATCACTAGTGAAGTTTGGCCTGAGTTCAGACTGCTCGAATCCGGCGCACGAGAAACCGAACTTATGCAAGAAACAACGGCACTCCTTCAGCGAGGTCAAGTTCCAGACATAGACCAGATCATCGAGGGAATCGTCTGGAAAAAGATTCGTAAATTCAGGGTGAGCGTGACAGGCGAACCGAAACACGGCACCGTTTCTGGGTTCGCCAAATTATTCAAGGACTATGAAGCGGTCGCTCCCGGTACCGATCCTGCCAAGCGGAGAGCTGAGGTGATATGCCTCGCCGATGTCCGCGTGTGGCTGGACGCATTCGCCCAGCGGGTAGAGCAAGCAATCGATAAGGAGAAAAGCGGTAGTGTTTGATCAACAAACCATTGAATTGATCCAATCTGCTCCGCCTCTTGACGGCCTTAGCCTGAACGAGTTGCCAAGGGACCTTACGCGAGCATACTCGACGATTGTTTCATTGCGCATGCGGTTACGAGAATCCTTGACGGATCTTGACTACGCTTCCGAGTTGGGCGCAATCGAGAAGAGGCTAGAAGCAATTGCGTTAACGCACGAGGCGTTCGTTGCGGTCGCTGCCGACCGACCGAACCGAGTGGCAGCAGCGTTTGTATCTGGAACTGCGCACCAATTGCGTTTTTCAGCAAGGAAGCTAATCGAAAGTTCAGTCGGGCCCAGCGTGCTCGCGTTTGACTCAATCGCGCCTGAGATCGCCGCAACCATTCTGTTCCTCGTCGCTGGGCGTGCTGCCGATGCCTCTCAAATGGCGCGCAACATTCGTTTCGACGAATCGGCAACAGTAGAGGACTACGTGAGACGCGGAATTGCGGATTTGGCACGTGGGCGGCTCGTGAACATTTTGGAACGCGAGTTGGCGATGGAAGCCAGCGTCTCAATGACAGAAGAAGTTGCCGTTGGCCTTTTGTGGACAGAGTTGCTGCGAGGTATCCGTGCATTAGCGGCGTTGCTTCTAGGCCGCGATGATGATCTTGAATTCGCTGATGCTATTCCGTCAGAGATTTTCGCGGAAGTTCGCGACATTTCGATTGACGAGGTACGATTCGATGGGGCGACACAGGTTCTGAGCGTTTTTCCTGGACCGCATCATTTGGCATCGCTGCTTCATAACGCGGCTAGTGAACTGATGGATGCGGGCGTAATCAATATCGACCCGCCGCCGACCATACAACAGAAAGCATGGCGAGGATTTCTTAAAGACATCGCTAGTTGTCGGCCTTACCTCTGGCCGAATCATCGAGAGGCTATCGCAGAGGGGTATCTCACTCCAGGTATCTCTGCAGTTGTTAGTTTTCCGACTGGCGCTGGCAAGTCTACGCTTTCAGAACTTAAGATTGGCGCAGCGCGACTTAGGGGAAAGAAGGTAGTCTTTCTGGCTCCCACTCTGGCTCTTGTTAACCAGGTATTCACCGATTTGAGACGGACTTTTCCAGATGCAAACACGACGCTCGCCGACGAGTTAGAACCTGAGGGTCTCACGAACGTGGCCGTGATGACACCCGAACGCTGTCTCACTTTGCTGGGGTTTAGCCCTGAGGCATTCAAAGATGTCGGCTTGTTGGTGTTCGACGAGTGCCATATCATGCATCCACGCGATAGCTCTGGCAGAAGAAGTGTAGACGCGATGTTGTGCCTGTTGAGTTTTTTGCGTGCAGCTCCTGATGCGGAGGTTCTCTTGGTCTCGGCCATGATCAAGAACGGCAAAATGCTCGCTGAGTGGTTGGGTGAACTCACTAACCGTCCCGCTATTTCACTTGCCCTTCGCTGGAAGCCAACGCGCCAAGCTCGGGGCTGCGTCGTGTACCCAAGTGATCGGATAGCGGAACTCAACTTGTTGATTCGCAAGGCGGCAAGATCGTCGAAGGCGAGAAGCATTCCTCGCGCCATTAGGAGACAGCTGACGGTCGTTCCGCGAGGTATGATCTCGCTCTTGCAGACTTGGCAGAGCGAAGACGACGAGGACTATGCAG is part of the Bryobacter aggregatus MPL3 genome and encodes:
- a CDS encoding IS481 family transposase, with the translated sequence MSDNQKLIKARIGLLQLAQELGNIKAACQRAGISRSHFYEIKEAYEKHGADGLEPRQRRTPRMPNQTPPELEKQILEMTAQYPTYSYIRIADQLRLVGIGVSAPAVRGVWVRHGITLRLQRLLWLDKKTATEGGVLTEQAKRLLQKHQGRNVDPEQHIAAPHSGYLLCQDTYFVGTIKGVGKVYMQTVIDAHCSQAFAKVYLSKMPITAADTLNDRVIPFYDDEKVGIERLLTDNGREYCGLEARHPFEIYLAINQIRHKRTQIASPQSNGFCERFHRTIKEEFYSIKFRQKIYQSVAELQDDLDAYLSFYNRQRPHHGYRTQGRTPYQAFLDGKIAQAQPMAA
- a CDS encoding DEAD/DEAH box helicase, whose translation is MFDQQTIELIQSAPPLDGLSLNELPRDLTRAYSTIVSLRMRLRESLTDLDYASELGAIEKRLEAIALTHEAFVAVAADRPNRVAAAFVSGTAHQLRFSARKLIESSVGPSVLAFDSIAPEIAATILFLVAGRAADASQMARNIRFDESATVEDYVRRGIADLARGRLVNILERELAMEASVSMTEEVAVGLLWTELLRGIRALAALLLGRDDDLEFADAIPSEIFAEVRDISIDEVRFDGATQVLSVFPGPHHLASLLHNAASELMDAGVINIDPPPTIQQKAWRGFLKDIASCRPYLWPNHREAIAEGYLTPGISAVVSFPTGAGKSTLSELKIGAARLRGKKVVFLAPTLALVNQVFTDLRRTFPDANTTLADELEPEGLTNVAVMTPERCLTLLGFSPEAFKDVGLLVFDECHIMHPRDSSGRRSVDAMLCLLSFLRAAPDAEVLLVSAMIKNGKMLAEWLGELTNRPAISLALRWKPTRQARGCVVYPSDRIAELNLLIRKAARSSKARSIPRAIRRQLTVVPRGMISLLQTWQSEDDEDYAVLPLLGEPVCLDAVKTPYSSGAYLNPNRNDVAAAIGARSGDLGVKTLVFAQQVPWCTSIQDEAERIMQTRLITPTSAEIAFLEMAAIELGGEDHSYCRRHGLTACHHGSLLPAERQFNESMFRRPDGVHVMVATSTLAQGMNLPSQLVVLAGDDRFDQELNKMTLLDAHELLNAAGRAGRAGEAAEGLVVLVPGKVIEYDELKTALSKHWFDLREIFSNSDQCLELEDPLEPLLDQIHMATEHSKIHGDYLLKRLPIMIGEGEEVARRLLENSFGAFKKRLAGDPEWIQQRVDSAMVRRQTVVGITEELGWEDELAATTGILGADDVRSLAQRLMETVGEPLRSVSHWIDWGRDWLVENPEVLGEILRPLTVTGVFGSALENLQADPSKASAALVTIGEVLPMWIGGSPLKDIDQLLTNNKPTKKCRVGREWALRLAPELAYFFGIVTQTCRKMREVEYGTFDLPLAFTVHGRCVREGFDHPDKLALHHVMGAVVPRVVVHQRFKEIEEFLEPGPDSEKFPEAVSRVRRAWLRFNKQ
- a CDS encoding ATP-binding protein; its protein translation is MPSTIIESVKFQRGAEGYPLDDVIVKAHDTCGAPATLEIQVKRDMTFAPKDEIFKKVVGQIAEAARMREFWTGSHELGIAISRSSRKIDGPYQDVLTWARQIGDSTNFFNRLGRSGSANNDMREFVKTFQSHLGDAGAANDDETVWKLLRRLQIFVFDFTAVGSASEELMKERAVRALHPEDAPRAGELWKALTELAIRIASAGGERTRDALMAELAASSYRLAGLRQNLPARQALTEASRNTLDDISDRVGGVMLARHECVTAVRNALDTGRYVEIRGDAGVGKSGVLKHFAEQAAAESAIIALSPARTVPKGWIALRSVIGFDGLASDLLSELAGSGGGILFIDGLDFFGAEERLTAMDLVREAAKVPGMSVIVTARREFGTDDPNWLPQGALDKLGRATPVVIDELSTEETEELSFAAPQLAALLSEGHPASKVARNLFRLSRLANRSSAAPALRTEAEMAEDWWRSADGLRDSGHRNRARVLKALAEQTLAGADQLTVDGHTSTAIESLIRSGTLRDLQDDRVAFRHDVLREWAVANLIDADHALVARLPLDRPAPAGLARSLEITARLAIERTPDAERWRLLHAAVSKDGVDESWNRAVLLALVRSEAAGENLEKASSLLVADGASMLRSLIRIVTAVESESPGKLFASPGVDPQKIPADLNVPTGPVWRRLIMWLLGKGSEVPAKALPEIVSLYWSWSWVKGRRDPLTPIIVGWFFYWLSEMNPSPDENGNRRVPFNGELSSLSISSLKEDLETNFRVLCVHAPELAVRYLRRLRNSPDPERAMQNVLQFRGTLAQAAPKELALLTAEYLLPTEKQGDEEEEPYSNPLRQAFGQRDYDFIPASPAQGSFYELLLSSPEQALPLIRRIVDHAIAFRSGGKHFGQNALTISIPDGSEKVFSWHYAYVWSRDFGAGSAVVSSALMALEAWGHGRIEKSDDVEAVIADIVGESPVPLAYLLVVVDLLISHWPKSSAAAIPYAACPELLCLDRQRIIRDKTEFPDILGVRELAREPIGPVSIKGLKARPSRRSSLDLLLDRYSFETYAPDRPILVELLRKAEARLGPPQEKSDLGDPEFMVLHALNRIDPKNWRETTVETAQGPQMYRRYAPPAAENDHLKRLQDEAAERNANVHIQASIRILLNDASGSSPEFVAAAVEWAQRAPIEGDDTPHWMRDEAIVIAAMIAARDGDSALIAKHGVWIRRIFALAFAGKRDDVHRVREGLQFNPPAIAFVGTAFLLENHFDFADVRMLLNAAGDDSPAAAQGLSYVATMLAEIDERLPRALLRCAFSACVHPAFQSRTSEGNHKVLSMARRKKVDSAIDAEIAWLAGRGDEPRWPDFAPCRAHSTHRHSRTPERLSREPEEARSDHYTDHQAAALWLSGAGSIFDVGRRSWLRDLAKEYSGWTAAANGSDSELDDDPDRIPDEWNRAYLKMVSRCLPGLTIPEIDEFALRLVLEAPGEAFMDMTAIFLRLVDEVYFEDANLGDAQAAHIRDVLANRLLGTRQWKRQCQDLSDSVTTHLGPATATLLFNDFNPLRQTKCYLYPKGVERLDPFIPFLKKLAMNGPFLFMAMNLLNLLDVSPQPSHLEVILAACNSWFTVHPESVEFWVGNSIGRRFCRVIGVIANENPQLFAPGQTARQEVMSFVGKLIRLGVSDAHQLEAAICKIQ